The Cupriavidus nantongensis genome has a segment encoding these proteins:
- a CDS encoding endonuclease/exonuclease/phosphatase family protein, whose translation MRMQPDLPSLVNPAHAREPGATPAVAVAPAALHCPPTRAAGLAQMTVVSYNIHRAVGTDRRYRPDRIAAVLAELDADIVALQEVESGSSNDHTLEYLAGHTGMHVVSGFTRVRGSADYGNALLTRFAPEAVNQIDLTVKGCEPRGAIDATVACTASGCANPLRVIATHLGLRPGERRHQVQQLLNYVAAAPPLPTILLGDVNEWFLWGRPLRWLHAYFEHTPHTATFPSRLPLFALDRIWVSPRAHLVSVASHRSPLARVASDHLPLVACFEVPEGGWDKRRTTAHAKEDFNETP comes from the coding sequence ATGCGAATGCAACCGGACTTACCGTCCCTTGTAAATCCTGCCCACGCGCGTGAACCCGGCGCTACCCCGGCCGTGGCCGTGGCCCCGGCGGCGTTGCATTGCCCGCCGACACGCGCGGCGGGACTGGCCCAGATGACCGTGGTCAGCTACAACATCCACCGCGCGGTCGGCACCGACCGCCGCTATCGCCCGGACCGCATCGCCGCCGTGCTGGCGGAACTCGACGCCGACATCGTGGCGCTGCAGGAAGTGGAATCGGGCAGCAGCAACGACCATACGCTGGAATACCTGGCCGGGCATACCGGCATGCATGTGGTGTCGGGCTTTACGCGGGTGCGCGGCAGCGCCGACTACGGCAATGCGCTGCTGACGCGCTTCGCGCCCGAGGCCGTGAACCAGATCGACCTGACCGTCAAGGGCTGCGAACCCCGCGGCGCCATCGATGCCACCGTGGCCTGCACCGCTTCCGGTTGCGCCAATCCGCTGCGCGTGATCGCCACGCACCTGGGCCTGCGCCCTGGCGAGCGCCGCCACCAGGTGCAGCAGTTGCTGAACTACGTCGCGGCCGCGCCGCCGTTGCCGACCATCCTGCTCGGCGACGTCAACGAGTGGTTCTTGTGGGGCCGGCCGCTGCGCTGGCTGCACGCGTATTTCGAACACACGCCGCACACGGCGACCTTTCCGTCGCGGCTGCCGCTGTTTGCGCTGGACCGCATCTGGGTATCGCCGCGCGCGCACCTGGTGTCGGTGGCCAGCCACCGTTCGCCGCTGGCGCGCGTGGCCTCGGACCACTTGCCGCTGGTGGCCTGTTTCGAGGTGCCGGAAGGCGGGTGGGATAAACGGCGTACCACTGCGCACGCGAAGGAGGATTTCAATGAAACACCGTGA
- a CDS encoding BON domain-containing protein, producing MKHRDEEYLRRRPDHQYGSNDQGYSGIPAQARNRRQRNLTAGRYGNTAERLPRDDTRPFEAEEQGWYGREVESWRWGRPTEPLSELSNEPWDEARYEDEWSRRRVPYGAERWEGRRDWYGGPAGAPYGSGYGTDDWDVPAYRGYRRGGPKNYRRGDDRIHDEVCDRLAHAQELDVSEVTVRVQDGLVTLEGHVGDRRSKYDIEEIAERVFGVQDVINHIRVRPYGILASE from the coding sequence ATGAAACACCGTGACGAAGAGTACCTGCGCAGGCGCCCCGATCACCAGTACGGCAGCAACGACCAGGGTTACAGCGGCATTCCCGCGCAGGCGCGCAACCGCAGGCAGCGCAACCTGACCGCGGGCCGCTATGGCAATACCGCCGAGCGCCTGCCGCGCGATGACACCCGTCCGTTCGAGGCCGAAGAGCAAGGCTGGTACGGCCGGGAGGTTGAATCATGGCGCTGGGGGCGCCCCACCGAACCCTTGAGCGAACTCTCGAACGAACCCTGGGACGAGGCTCGCTATGAAGACGAATGGTCGCGCCGTCGCGTACCGTATGGCGCGGAGCGCTGGGAAGGCCGGCGCGACTGGTATGGCGGGCCAGCCGGCGCGCCTTACGGTAGCGGCTATGGCACGGATGACTGGGACGTGCCCGCGTACCGCGGCTACCGCCGCGGCGGGCCGAAGAACTATCGCCGCGGCGACGACCGCATCCATGATGAAGTCTGCGACCGGCTCGCGCATGCGCAGGAGCTGGATGTCAGTGAAGTCACGGTGCGGGTGCAGGACGGCCTGGTGACGCTGGAGGGCCACGTCGGCGACCGCCGCAGCAAGTACGACATCGAAGAGATTGCCGAACGCGTGTTCGGCGTGCAGGACGTGATCAACCACATCCGCGTGCGGCCCTACGGCATCCTGGCGTCCGAATGA